Genomic segment of Leishmania panamensis strain MHOM/PA/94/PSC-1 chromosome 20 sequence:
NNNNNNNNNNNNNNNNNNNNNNNNNNNNNNNNNNNNNNNNNNNNNNNNNNNNNNNNNNNNNNNNNNNNNNNNNNNNNNNNNNNNNNNNNNNNNNNNNNNNNNNNNNNNNNNNNNNNNNNNNNNNNNNNNNNNNNNNNNNNNNNNNNNNNNNNNNNNNNNNNNNNNNNNNNNNNNNNNNNNNNNNNNNNNNNNNNNNNNNNNNNNNNNNNNNNNNNNNNNNNNNNNNNNNNNNNNNNNNNNNNNNNNNNNGGGCGAcatggctgctgcgcgcgaCGATGTTGTGACGAAGAAAAATGTTTCTATTCGGCTGCCTGCGATGAGTGATGTACCGGCGTTGTTTGAGGGATGTCATTCTTCTTCTCAAGTTGCTGTGTTTGTTGTTCGTCAAGTCTTCGAGGCTCGAGCGAAGGAGCTGGTGAGCTCCACTCGCAGAGTGATGGCAGCTAAGGCTtctgtggaggcggcaaGGCTAAAGTGTGCTGAATTAAGTGCGAGGGGAGCGTGTGTGGATTCAGAT
This window contains:
- a CDS encoding hypothetical protein (TriTrypDB/GeneDB-style sysID: LpmP.20.2280.B~disrupted due to non-sequenced internal amino acid repeat); translation: GDMAAARDDVVTKKNVSIRLPAMSDVPALFEGCHSSSQVAVFVVRQVFEARAKELVSSTRRVMAAKASVEAARLKCAELSARGACVDSDSLEDGEDLHQELVATHCNFIAMMERYLEVEAVVNAEEDSEKENPWELLVCDLSRELIEACERLKTMQQVNRMLREKFRSEMYGWESSV